The following proteins are encoded in a genomic region of Stutzerimonas balearica DSM 6083:
- the malE gene encoding maltose/maltodextrin ABC transporter substrate-binding protein MalE, translating into MNKKFWCIATIGLAATFSLPLPALAAIEEGKLVVWINGDKGYKGLAEVGKRFTAETGIPVEVAHPDSATDKFQQAAATGNGPDIFIWAHDRIGEWAKSGLLTPVTPGAETKSGIADFAWQAVSYDHKLWGYPVSVETIGLIYNKALVQTPPKSFDEVFALNEKLAADGKRAILWDYNNTYFTWPLLSAKGGYVFEQRDGGYDVSNTGVNNAGAKAGAKVLRELIDKGVMPKGADYSVAEAAFNKGDSAMMISGPWAWSNIEKSGIDFGVAPIPAVDGEPGKPFVGVAAAMLNAASPNKDLAVEFLENYLLQVEGLKTVNADVPLGAVANTAYMQELSSNPHIKATFENAQMGEPMPNVPEMGAFWSAMAAALTNISSGRQEVDAALDDAAKRITR; encoded by the coding sequence ATGAACAAGAAATTCTGGTGTATCGCCACCATCGGCCTGGCGGCCACCTTCAGCCTGCCGCTGCCGGCGCTGGCAGCGATCGAAGAAGGCAAGCTGGTCGTCTGGATCAATGGCGACAAGGGTTACAAGGGCCTGGCAGAGGTTGGCAAGCGGTTCACCGCCGAGACCGGCATTCCGGTGGAAGTGGCCCACCCGGACAGCGCCACCGACAAGTTCCAGCAGGCGGCGGCCACCGGCAACGGGCCGGACATCTTCATCTGGGCCCATGACCGCATCGGCGAATGGGCCAAGAGCGGGCTGCTCACCCCGGTCACGCCCGGCGCCGAGACCAAATCCGGCATCGCCGACTTCGCCTGGCAGGCGGTGAGCTACGACCACAAGCTCTGGGGTTATCCGGTCTCGGTCGAGACGATTGGCCTGATCTACAACAAGGCGCTGGTCCAGACGCCGCCGAAGAGCTTCGACGAGGTGTTCGCGCTGAACGAGAAGCTCGCCGCCGACGGCAAGCGCGCCATTCTCTGGGACTACAACAACACCTACTTCACCTGGCCGCTGCTCTCGGCCAAGGGCGGCTACGTGTTCGAGCAGCGCGATGGCGGCTACGACGTCAGCAACACCGGGGTCAACAATGCCGGCGCCAAGGCCGGTGCCAAGGTACTGCGCGAGCTGATCGACAAGGGTGTGATGCCCAAGGGCGCCGACTACAGCGTGGCCGAGGCAGCCTTCAACAAGGGTGACTCGGCGATGATGATCAGCGGTCCCTGGGCCTGGTCGAACATCGAGAAGAGCGGTATCGACTTCGGCGTGGCGCCGATCCCCGCCGTCGACGGCGAGCCGGGCAAGCCCTTCGTTGGCGTCGCCGCGGCCATGCTCAACGCGGCGAGCCCGAACAAGGACCTGGCCGTGGAGTTTCTCGAGAACTACCTGCTCCAGGTCGAGGGGCTGAAGACGGTCAACGCCGATGTGCCGCTCGGTGCGGTGGCCAACACCGCCTACATGCAGGAGCTGTCGAGCAACCCGCACATCAAGGCGACCTTCGAGAATGCGCAGATGGGCGAACCGATGCCCAACGTGCCGGAGATGGGGGCGTTCTGGTCGGCCATGGCGGCCGCGCTGACCAACATCAGCTCCGGGCGGCAGGAGGTTGACGCCGCGCTGGACGATGCGGCCAAGCGCATCACCCGATGA
- the malG gene encoding maltose ABC transporter permease MalG — MAMVQPKSTRYRLWATHAALLAFVAVILFPLLMVVSISFREGNFATGSLFPDNPTLEHWSLALGIPYTHADGSVTQPPFPVLLWLWNSVKIALVSSALILLLSTTSAYAFARMRFAGKAPILKSMLIFQMFPPVLSLVAIYALFDQLGQYVSWLGINSHGAVIVASLGGMALHIWTIKGYFESIDASLEEAAIVDGASTWQAFFHILLPMSVPILAVVFILAFITSVTEYPIASVLLMDVDQLTLSVGAQQYLYPQNYLWGDFAAAAVLSGLPITAVFLYCQKWIVGGLTAGGVKG, encoded by the coding sequence ATGGCCATGGTGCAACCCAAATCCACCCGCTACCGGCTCTGGGCGACCCACGCGGCGCTGCTGGCCTTTGTCGCGGTGATCCTCTTTCCGCTGCTGATGGTGGTGTCGATCTCCTTTCGCGAGGGCAACTTCGCCACCGGCAGCCTGTTTCCCGACAACCCGACGCTGGAGCACTGGTCGCTGGCGCTCGGCATCCCCTATACCCATGCCGACGGCAGCGTGACCCAGCCGCCGTTCCCGGTGCTGCTGTGGCTGTGGAACTCGGTGAAGATCGCCCTGGTGAGCTCGGCGCTGATCCTGCTCTTGTCGACCACCAGTGCCTACGCCTTCGCGCGCATGCGCTTCGCCGGCAAGGCGCCGATCCTGAAAAGCATGCTGATCTTCCAGATGTTCCCGCCGGTGCTCTCGCTGGTGGCCATCTATGCGCTGTTCGATCAGCTCGGCCAGTACGTCAGCTGGCTCGGTATCAACAGCCACGGCGCGGTGATCGTTGCCTCGCTCGGCGGCATGGCGCTGCACATCTGGACCATCAAGGGCTACTTCGAAAGCATCGACGCCTCGCTGGAGGAGGCCGCCATCGTCGACGGCGCCAGCACCTGGCAGGCGTTCTTCCACATCCTGCTGCCGATGAGCGTGCCGATCCTGGCGGTGGTGTTCATCCTCGCCTTCATCACCAGCGTCACCGAATACCCGATCGCCTCGGTGCTGCTGATGGATGTCGACCAGCTCACCCTGTCGGTCGGCGCACAGCAGTACCTCTACCCGCAGAACTACCTGTGGGGCGACTTTGCCGCCGCCGCGGTACTCTCCGGGCTGCCCATCACCGCCGTGTTCCTCTACTGCCAGAAGTGGATCGTCGGCGGCCTGACCGCCGGCGGGGTGAAGGGCTGA
- a CDS encoding sugar O-acetyltransferase: MTMSEKQKMLAGELYRPGDPEILADQAAAKAWMVRYNAALAASPDERRALLAERLASVGAGAVIRPPFHCDYGYNIHLGEGAFLNFNCVILDVVEVHIGAGAQIGPAVQLYTADHPRDSEARRSGVEFGRPIHIGRNVWIGGGAIILPGVSVGDDAVIGAGSVVTRDVPAGATVLGNPARVR, from the coding sequence ATGACGATGAGTGAAAAGCAGAAGATGCTGGCCGGCGAGCTGTACCGCCCCGGCGATCCGGAAATCCTCGCCGACCAGGCCGCGGCCAAGGCCTGGATGGTGCGCTACAACGCGGCGCTGGCGGCCTCGCCGGACGAGCGTCGGGCGCTGCTGGCCGAGCGGCTGGCCTCGGTCGGCGCCGGCGCGGTGATCCGCCCGCCGTTCCACTGCGACTACGGCTACAACATCCACCTGGGCGAAGGCGCCTTTCTCAATTTCAACTGCGTGATTCTCGATGTGGTCGAGGTGCACATCGGCGCCGGCGCGCAGATCGGCCCGGCAGTGCAGCTCTACACCGCCGACCATCCGCGTGACTCCGAGGCGCGTCGCTCGGGCGTCGAGTTCGGCCGGCCGATCCATATCGGCCGCAATGTGTGGATCGGTGGCGGGGCGATCATCCTGCCCGGCGTGAGCGTCGGTGACGATGCGGTGATCGGTGCCGGCAGCGTGGTCACCCGCGACGTGCCGGCCGGCGCCACGGTGCTCGGCAACCCGGCGCGGGTGCGCTGA
- the malT gene encoding HTH-type transcriptional regulator MalT, producing MNAAMPPLLPLIPTKLAIPMLPPGLLERPRLDEWLQRLGQVRLAVLHAASGFGKTTLAAQWARAFDGRVAWLQLHASDNLALQFGRYLTQALDPQLDAGCPLAVALAEQGQVSLDALFTQLLAELPGEHEAILLVLDEFEVLHDRELIAGLRFFLRHMPSWMTLLVCSRRLPELGVAELRVKHQLLLLDARQLAFEDDEVQALLELGVPVSINREQVERLNRRIGGWPCALQLALQEVQTSRGMDLFLENLQLGHPDIRDYMREQVLEGLPDDLRGFLEATCLLERFDAALADHLTEACHGREMLERLERGGLFIQPLDSLRRWYSYHPLFAVFLQGELRTHQPQRVNQLHLRAASALLAEGLPEEAARHAVQAGEPQQVAEILQRHGRAFYRQGRLGLLQQCLETLPEAVIAGSPLLTLLQAWVSQNSYQFDQVERWFKASELALHGSCSEQDWARIVGEFNAVRAQLAMNQGDEQRAIALAEEALTCEPLIMRTSRVAALSGLAEAHFVQGELPQAQKQYEEAERRAREINASHLVVWSLGQLSEIAIAQGHLQKAYTLQERAIQYIEQQRLQATPIVEFIYRVRGQVLLEWHQLDAAEQCALQGIQILDELDDPRWRLQSYALLAGVAYARGQQHACADYIGQMQTMLADDRYHIDWLANAHAVMLAYWDSSQDRDAIRQWLVSAPPVNGGANHFSQLNARNHARAYLALGQLDSALPILRQLLANAECHGLVMDRNRNHILLAQLHWLREERQQALDHLQRAMTLASGSGAIGSFLRVGKPIIGMLKCLLHERTLDEPEAQRATRLIQLAQQQRDFSRAIRITLDEAVIQDIINRPDVPELIRRSPLTRREWQVLSLIHAGQSNEQIADHLNVAPTTIKTHIRSLYQKLNITHRSEAVQLARDLLSKIQGD from the coding sequence ATGAATGCCGCGATGCCACCTCTGCTGCCATTGATTCCCACCAAGCTGGCGATCCCCATGCTGCCGCCGGGGCTGCTCGAACGGCCGCGTCTGGACGAGTGGCTGCAGCGCCTGGGGCAGGTGCGCCTGGCGGTGCTGCATGCCGCCAGCGGCTTCGGCAAGACCACTCTGGCGGCGCAGTGGGCGCGGGCCTTCGACGGCCGGGTCGCCTGGCTGCAGCTGCACGCCAGCGACAACCTGGCACTGCAGTTCGGCCGCTACCTGACCCAGGCGCTGGACCCGCAGCTGGACGCCGGCTGCCCCCTCGCGGTGGCGCTGGCCGAACAGGGCCAGGTCTCGCTGGACGCGCTGTTCACCCAGCTGCTGGCCGAGCTGCCGGGCGAGCACGAGGCCATCCTGCTGGTGCTCGACGAGTTCGAGGTGCTGCACGACCGCGAGCTGATCGCCGGGCTGCGCTTCTTCCTGCGCCACATGCCGAGCTGGATGACCCTGCTGGTGTGCAGCCGCCGGCTGCCCGAACTGGGCGTGGCGGAGCTGCGGGTCAAGCATCAGTTGCTCTTGCTCGACGCGCGCCAGCTGGCCTTCGAGGACGACGAGGTGCAGGCGCTGCTCGAACTGGGCGTGCCGGTCAGTATCAATCGTGAGCAGGTCGAACGCCTCAACCGGCGCATCGGCGGCTGGCCCTGCGCGCTGCAACTGGCCCTGCAGGAGGTGCAGACCAGCCGCGGCATGGACCTGTTCCTGGAGAACCTGCAGCTCGGCCACCCGGACATCCGCGACTACATGCGCGAGCAGGTGCTCGAGGGGTTGCCCGATGACCTGCGCGGCTTTCTCGAGGCGACCTGCCTGCTCGAACGCTTCGACGCCGCGCTGGCCGATCACCTGACCGAGGCCTGTCACGGCCGCGAGATGCTCGAGCGGCTCGAGCGCGGCGGCCTGTTCATCCAGCCGCTGGACAGCCTGCGCCGCTGGTACAGCTATCACCCGCTGTTTGCCGTGTTCCTCCAGGGCGAACTGCGCACGCACCAGCCGCAGCGGGTCAACCAGCTGCACCTGCGCGCGGCTTCCGCGCTGCTGGCCGAGGGCTTGCCGGAGGAGGCCGCGCGGCATGCGGTGCAGGCCGGCGAGCCGCAGCAGGTTGCCGAGATCCTGCAGCGCCATGGGCGCGCCTTCTACCGTCAGGGCCGGCTTGGGCTGCTGCAGCAGTGCCTGGAGACCCTGCCGGAGGCGGTGATCGCCGGCTCGCCGCTGCTCACCCTGCTGCAGGCTTGGGTGTCGCAGAATTCCTACCAGTTCGATCAGGTCGAGCGCTGGTTCAAGGCCAGCGAGCTGGCCCTGCACGGCAGCTGTTCCGAGCAGGACTGGGCGCGCATCGTCGGCGAATTCAATGCGGTGCGCGCGCAGCTGGCGATGAACCAGGGCGACGAGCAACGCGCCATCGCCCTGGCAGAGGAAGCGCTCACCTGCGAACCGCTGATCATGCGCACCTCGCGGGTGGCGGCGCTGTCCGGCCTGGCCGAGGCGCACTTCGTCCAGGGCGAACTGCCGCAGGCGCAAAAGCAGTACGAGGAAGCCGAACGCCGTGCGCGGGAGATCAACGCCTCGCACCTGGTGGTCTGGAGCCTTGGCCAGCTGTCGGAAATCGCCATCGCCCAGGGCCATCTGCAGAAGGCCTACACCCTGCAGGAACGGGCCATCCAGTACATCGAGCAGCAGCGGCTGCAGGCCACGCCCATCGTCGAGTTCATCTACCGCGTGCGCGGCCAGGTGCTGCTCGAGTGGCACCAGCTGGACGCCGCCGAGCAGTGTGCGCTGCAGGGCATCCAGATTCTCGACGAGCTGGACGACCCGCGCTGGCGCCTGCAGAGCTATGCGCTGCTGGCTGGCGTTGCCTATGCCCGCGGCCAGCAGCACGCCTGCGCCGACTACATCGGGCAGATGCAGACGATGCTTGCCGACGATCGCTACCACATCGACTGGCTGGCCAACGCCCACGCGGTGATGCTCGCCTACTGGGATTCCAGCCAGGACCGCGACGCCATTCGCCAGTGGCTGGTCAGTGCGCCGCCGGTCAATGGCGGCGCCAACCACTTTTCCCAGCTGAACGCGCGCAACCACGCCCGCGCCTACCTGGCGCTGGGGCAACTGGACAGCGCGCTGCCGATCCTGCGCCAGCTGCTGGCGAACGCCGAGTGCCATGGCCTGGTGATGGACCGCAACCGCAACCACATCCTCCTGGCGCAGCTGCACTGGCTGCGCGAGGAACGCCAGCAGGCGCTCGACCACCTGCAGCGGGCCATGACCCTGGCCAGCGGCAGCGGCGCGATCGGCAGCTTCCTGCGTGTGGGCAAGCCGATCATCGGCATGCTCAAGTGCCTGTTGCACGAGCGCACCCTCGACGAGCCGGAGGCCCAGCGCGCCACGCGCCTGATCCAGCTGGCGCAGCAGCAGCGCGACTTCAGCCGCGCCATCCGCATCACCCTGGACGAGGCGGTGATCCAGGACATCATCAACCGTCCCGACGTGCCCGAGCTGATCCGCCGCTCGCCGCTGACCCGGCGTGAATGGCAGGTGCTGAGCCTGATCCACGCCGGGCAGTCCAACGAGCAGATCGCCGATCACCTGAACGTCGCGCCCACCACCATCAAGACGCACATCCGCAGCCTCTACCAGAAGCTCAACATCACCCACCGCAGCGAGGCGGTGCAGCTGGCGCGCGACCTGCTGAGCAAGATCCAGGGCGACTAG
- a CDS encoding alpha-amylase has translation MHTHRLPALPWLLGLALASPALAAPSLTARLDAQPLPLHWQALSAQRYATELQLEAGELELRAPTAGGTAETLAPYRRQPLGKDSAYRFEVPDAGRYRLTVETGITPALRLVPIKAAEPQAATAVCKPWQGGAVELAVGEIFGEGETLRDALSGTTAVVRDGRVTLQPAAGSDGLLLLERAEASEQPVAHDWRNAIVYFVLTDRFANGDPGNDRSYGRAPDGAEEIGTFHGGDLKGLTERLDHIASLGVDALWISAPYEQIHGWVGGGDRGDFRHYGYHGYYALDFTQLDANMGSEDDLRALISAAHARGIRVLFDVVLNHPGYSTLQDMQQLGFGALRDGMAEYLPEQWTTWQPEAHENLHAYHNLVDYEHPSWAAWWGRDWVRAGIADYDTPPSSTVDPLKGSLAFLPDFRTESEAVVALPEFLAHKAQTRAEPREGYRVRDYLIEWLTGWVREFGVDGFRADTVKHVEPSTWAELRVAAERARADWARANPDDPMAGEPFWMVGEVFGHGPEASDYLDQGFDALINFDFQKQAVAASDCLAAAEPSYADYARRLAETPGHNLLSYASSHDTALFNKLVKGDLARQRGLAAALLLAPGAVQVYYGDESARAFGPSGSDPYQGTRSPMNWDEHQRPEIAGLIDYWQRVGQFRARHPAIGAGTHRLLSSSQPYAFARTLGDDRIVVVQAGASLTP, from the coding sequence ATGCACACTCACCGCTTGCCTGCCCTGCCCTGGCTGCTCGGCCTCGCGCTGGCCTCACCCGCCCTGGCGGCCCCGTCGCTGACTGCCCGCCTCGACGCGCAGCCGTTGCCGCTGCACTGGCAGGCGCTGTCAGCGCAGCGCTACGCCACCGAACTGCAGCTCGAAGCCGGCGAACTCGAATTGCGCGCGCCCACCGCCGGTGGCACGGCCGAAACCCTGGCGCCCTACCGCCGCCAACCGCTTGGCAAAGACAGCGCCTACCGCTTCGAAGTGCCGGACGCCGGGCGCTATCGCTTGACCGTCGAGACCGGCATCACACCCGCCCTGCGCCTGGTGCCGATCAAGGCCGCCGAGCCGCAGGCAGCCACCGCGGTCTGCAAGCCGTGGCAGGGTGGTGCGGTGGAACTGGCGGTTGGCGAGATCTTTGGCGAGGGCGAAACCCTGCGCGACGCGCTGTCCGGCACCACGGCGGTGGTCCGCGACGGCCGGGTCACGCTGCAGCCCGCCGCTGGCAGTGACGGTCTGCTGCTGCTCGAACGCGCCGAAGCGAGCGAGCAGCCGGTCGCGCATGACTGGCGCAACGCGATCGTCTACTTCGTGCTTACTGACCGCTTCGCCAACGGTGATCCAGGCAACGACCGCAGCTATGGCCGCGCACCGGATGGCGCCGAGGAGATCGGCACCTTCCACGGCGGCGACCTCAAGGGGCTGACCGAACGGCTCGACCATATCGCCAGCCTCGGCGTCGACGCGCTGTGGATCAGCGCACCCTACGAGCAGATCCACGGCTGGGTCGGCGGCGGTGATCGCGGCGACTTCCGCCACTACGGTTACCACGGCTACTACGCGCTCGACTTCACCCAGCTCGACGCCAACATGGGCAGCGAAGACGACCTGCGCGCGCTCATCAGCGCGGCCCATGCCCGCGGCATCCGCGTGCTGTTCGATGTGGTGCTCAACCATCCCGGCTATTCGACCCTGCAGGACATGCAGCAGCTCGGCTTCGGCGCCCTGCGCGACGGCATGGCCGAGTACCTGCCCGAGCAGTGGACAACCTGGCAGCCGGAAGCCCACGAGAATCTGCACGCCTACCACAACCTGGTGGACTACGAGCACCCGAGCTGGGCCGCCTGGTGGGGTCGAGACTGGGTACGGGCGGGCATCGCCGACTACGACACGCCACCCAGCAGCACGGTCGATCCGCTCAAGGGCTCGCTGGCCTTCCTGCCGGATTTCCGCACCGAATCCGAGGCGGTCGTCGCGCTGCCGGAGTTTCTCGCGCACAAGGCGCAAACCCGTGCCGAGCCACGCGAAGGCTACCGGGTGCGCGACTACCTGATCGAATGGCTGACCGGCTGGGTCCGCGAGTTCGGCGTCGACGGCTTTCGTGCCGATACCGTCAAGCATGTCGAACCCTCGACCTGGGCCGAACTGCGCGTGGCGGCCGAGCGCGCCCGCGCCGACTGGGCCCGCGCCAACCCGGACGACCCCATGGCCGGCGAGCCGTTCTGGATGGTCGGCGAAGTGTTCGGTCACGGCCCAGAGGCCAGTGACTACCTCGACCAGGGCTTCGATGCGCTGATCAATTTCGACTTCCAGAAGCAGGCCGTAGCCGCCAGCGACTGCCTGGCTGCCGCCGAGCCCAGTTACGCCGACTATGCCCGGCGCCTGGCCGAAACGCCCGGGCACAACCTGCTGAGCTACGCCTCGTCGCATGACACCGCGCTGTTCAACAAACTGGTCAAGGGCGATCTGGCGCGTCAGCGCGGGCTCGCCGCCGCCCTGCTGCTGGCGCCCGGCGCGGTGCAGGTCTATTACGGCGACGAAAGCGCCCGCGCCTTCGGCCCCAGCGGCTCGGACCCGTATCAGGGCACACGCAGCCCGATGAACTGGGACGAGCACCAGCGCCCAGAGATCGCTGGACTGATTGATTACTGGCAGCGGGTCGGCCAGTTCCGCGCGCGCCACCCGGCGATCGGCGCGGGTACGCATCGACTGCTGTCATCCAGCCAGCCCTATGCCTTCGCCCGCACGCTGGGCGACGACCGCATCGTCGTCGTGCAGGCCGGTGCATCGCTCACCCCCTGA
- the malF gene encoding maltose ABC transporter permease MalF, giving the protein MNAHAELPSPVMTRPTLRGLPRTGLRWLLWLAFNTFALYLVVALYAQGQMAFALLGLVVCGLASYLFINRRLYAQRYIFPSVAGMLVFVIFPLLYTVGIGFTNYSGTHLLSQAQVERYHLSQTYLAGERFRFSLHHSPEGERMRVDKGEAGVFVSPPLTGTPEPDAPLVLQPLESAAPLGEVFSVRDVIQRRKALEQWVLQAPDGSLLRLYGLREVAAVKPQYRLQSPGVLVDTRTGERLTADPERGFYIDEAGEPVAPGFTSFTGLTNFARVLTEPSIREPFVQIFAWTFAFAGLTVVFTLAVGLVLASLLQWELVRGKAFYRLMLILPYAVPAFISILVFRGLFNQNFGEINLLLNGLLGIRPDWFSDPALARSMVLIVNTWLGYPYMLLLCMGLLQAIPRDQYEASAIDGAGPLDNLLRITLPQLIKPLMPLLIASFAFNFNNFVLITLLTRGGPDIIGATTPAGTTDLLVSYTYRIAFQDSGQDFALAAAIATLIFILVGAMALLNLKLSKVKV; this is encoded by the coding sequence GTGAATGCCCATGCCGAGTTGCCCAGCCCCGTCATGACCCGCCCGACTCTTCGCGGCTTGCCCCGCACCGGCCTGCGCTGGTTGCTCTGGCTGGCCTTCAATACCTTCGCGCTGTACCTGGTGGTCGCGCTCTACGCCCAGGGGCAGATGGCCTTCGCGCTGCTCGGGCTGGTGGTGTGCGGGCTTGCCAGTTACCTGTTCATCAATCGCCGGCTGTATGCCCAGCGCTACATCTTTCCCTCGGTGGCGGGCATGCTGGTGTTCGTCATCTTTCCGCTGCTCTACACCGTGGGCATCGGCTTTACCAACTACAGCGGCACGCACCTGCTGAGCCAGGCGCAGGTCGAGCGTTATCACCTGAGCCAGACCTACCTGGCCGGTGAGCGCTTTCGCTTCAGCCTGCACCACAGCCCCGAGGGCGAGCGGATGCGCGTGGACAAGGGCGAAGCGGGCGTTTTCGTCAGCCCACCGCTGACCGGCACGCCCGAGCCCGACGCGCCGCTGGTGCTGCAGCCACTGGAGTCGGCCGCTCCACTGGGCGAGGTGTTCTCGGTGCGCGACGTCATTCAGCGGCGCAAGGCGCTCGAGCAGTGGGTACTGCAGGCGCCCGACGGCAGTTTGCTGCGGCTCTACGGGTTGCGCGAGGTCGCCGCGGTGAAACCGCAGTACCGCCTGCAGAGCCCGGGTGTGCTGGTCGACACCCGCACCGGCGAGCGGCTCACCGCCGACCCCGAACGCGGCTTCTACATCGACGAGGCTGGCGAGCCCGTCGCCCCCGGCTTCACCAGCTTTACCGGCCTGACCAATTTCGCCCGCGTGCTGACCGAGCCGAGCATCCGCGAGCCCTTCGTGCAGATCTTCGCCTGGACCTTCGCCTTCGCCGGCCTGACGGTGGTCTTCACCCTGGCCGTGGGGCTGGTGCTGGCCAGCCTGTTGCAATGGGAACTGGTGCGCGGCAAGGCCTTCTACCGGCTGATGCTGATCCTGCCGTACGCGGTGCCGGCGTTCATTTCCATCCTCGTGTTCCGCGGCCTGTTCAACCAGAACTTCGGCGAGATCAACCTGCTGCTCAACGGGCTGCTCGGCATTCGCCCGGACTGGTTCAGCGACCCGGCCCTGGCGCGCAGCATGGTGCTGATCGTCAATACCTGGCTCGGCTACCCCTACATGCTGCTGCTGTGCATGGGCCTGTTGCAGGCCATCCCGCGCGACCAGTACGAAGCCTCGGCGATCGACGGCGCCGGGCCGCTGGACAACCTGCTGCGCATCACCCTGCCGCAACTGATCAAACCGCTGATGCCGCTGTTGATCGCCAGCTTCGCCTTCAACTTCAACAACTTCGTGCTGATCACCCTGCTGACCCGCGGCGGGCCGGACATCATCGGCGCGACCACGCCGGCCGGCACCACGGATCTCTTGGTCAGCTACACCTACCGCATCGCCTTCCAGGACTCGGGGCAGGATTTCGCCCTCGCTGCGGCCATCGCCACGCTGATCTTCATCCTCGTCGGCGCCATGGCGCTGCTCAATCTCAAGCTGTCGAAAGTCAAGGTATAA